GGCCGAATCCATGCCTGCCTGGATCGCCATTGCGATGAAGAAGCGGTTGATCAGGGGCCGCAGCGGCATCCCGAAGGAAATGTTGCTGGCCCCGCCCGTGATGTGAACCTCCGGGAATTCGTCGATGATGGCTTTGATGGTGCCGAAGGTTGTTTTGGCGTTTTCGGTTCCCGTGCTGATGGCGGTTACCAGGGGGTCGATGTAGAGCTGTTTTTGCTCAAGACCGCCGTCCAGGGCGCGTTTGACAAGGTCCCGGACGATTTTCAGGCGGCCTTCCACTTTTTCGGGAATGCCGTGATCGTCCAGAGCCAGCAGGATCAGTTCGGTCTTGTGTTCCAGTGCCAGGGGCAGGACGCCGTCAATCCGGCTTTGTTCGCCGCTGACGGAGTTGATCATGGGTTTTTTGGCAGCCACATTCAAACCCGCTTTCAATGCCTGGGGATTGGCGCTGTCCAGTGCCAGGGGCAGGTCGCACACTTCCTGGATAGTGTTCACCAACCAAATCATGTCATCCGGCTCCCGTTCGGGGGCGGTGCCGGCGTTTACATCAATGTAGGTGCTGCCTGCATCGGCCTGGGCCCTGGCCAGATTGCGGATAAAATCCGCATCTTTCTCCCGGATGGCCTTGGCCACGGCCTTTCTCGTGCCGTTGATTTTTTCTGCTATGACAATCATTGCCTTTCTCCTGTGTGTTAAGGGCGAAATATTTTTTTGTCATATCCGTGCGTCTCAGACGCAATATACTTCCCTATGGAGGTTGTCAATACGCAATTTACATTTTTGTTGGCAAAATTTCATCATAGTCTAACAAGCTCCTTCTTTAAAAGCAGTCGGCTCCATGTTCTTGTTAAGCCAACTATATGCCATTATTATAAAATTTTGGAAGAAAGGGATTTTTTATTAAAAACGGAAAAAACGACTGGGGATTTTTGGGAAGCCTCCAACCTACATACTACCCTATATAAATAGCGTAATTAGGGGGTTGGGTCGAGGCCGCCGAAGAAATTTTAAAAACAGTTCAGAAGTAATTTTTTGGTAGAAGGGGGGGAGGGCGCACATTTGAAAAACGAGACGATGGCAACGACAATTTTTCATTCCGTCGTCATGATGTTTGCCAGGATGGAAATCATTTTTCCATTGGCTCATGGAGCCATGCGATCCGGTGCAGCGTCCATCTCGGTGCACCACTGGTTTTATGAACAGGTGTACTTAGTCGGACGGAAATTGCAGGCTTTCAAGAAAACAGTTCATGAAATGGGGCTGGCTGGCCAATTGCACATGTTCCATCTCGTTCAAGGCCTTTTCTATGAATGCCCGATTGTTTTTATCCCTTAAAAGGGCGATGCTGCCATCAATGGAGGCGTTGCCGCAAAAAATGAGCTTGGTCGCCGTGTTGGGGGGAATCAGGCCTATTTTTTCCATATTGACCGGCTTGAGGTAGTTGCCGAATCCGCCTGCGATATAAATCCTGTCCAGGTTGTCGGCTGTGATGCCGCCGGCTTCCATGATCAGATCGATGCCGGTTCTTACGGCACCCTTGGCAAGCTGGATCTGCCGGATATCTTTCTGGGTAAGATACACGCCTTTTGCGTACTTGAATTTCGTCTGTTCGTTATCCGCTTTTATGTAAGTATCTTCGGGGCCTGTTTTCAATAGTCTGCCGCTCGGGTCCAGGTGGCCGGATTCCAGAAGTGCGGCCAGAAAATCGATAATGCCGCTGCCGCAGATGCCTTTGGCAGGGCCGCCGCCGATGATGTGAAATTTGAACTCTCCATCCCGATAGCTCACCCTTTCCACGGCCCCGTCCGTGGCCCGCATGCCCGTGGAGAGCCCCATGCCCTCGAAGGCCGGACCGGCGGCGGTGGAGGTGGTGA
This window of the uncultured Desulfosarcina sp. genome carries:
- a CDS encoding dihydropteroate synthase is translated as MIVIAEKINGTRKAVAKAIREKDADFIRNLARAQADAGSTYIDVNAGTAPEREPDDMIWLVNTIQEVCDLPLALDSANPQALKAGLNVAAKKPMINSVSGEQSRIDGVLPLALEHKTELILLALDDHGIPEKVEGRLKIVRDLVKRALDGGLEQKQLYIDPLVTAISTGTENAKTTFGTIKAIIDEFPEVHITGGASNISFGMPLRPLINRFFIAMAIQAGMDSAIINPNDRELNEAIMTAEMLMGRDKFCMNFNRAFRAGKIGPKKPE